A single genomic interval of Magnetococcales bacterium harbors:
- a CDS encoding chemotaxis protein CheX has product MNTLDELLAHDIRISVQEVFRAYLSMDAQPGPVRIKPRGQPYVPPDTEILAVVGYGGGIKGGIHLASPVHVACTLSGAFAGMELETMDDTARDAFGELANMVAGGVQSRLMDQHGFDEIVLTPPMVFSGIHHGMTYKKDFSSVRHYFKFAGGLFFLECFYIPDD; this is encoded by the coding sequence ATGAACACATTGGATGAACTTCTGGCCCACGACATCCGCATATCGGTTCAGGAGGTATTCCGCGCCTATCTCTCCATGGATGCCCAACCCGGTCCGGTCCGGATCAAGCCCAGGGGACAGCCGTATGTCCCACCCGACACGGAAATCCTCGCGGTGGTCGGTTATGGCGGAGGGATCAAGGGTGGGATTCACCTGGCGTCGCCCGTTCATGTTGCCTGCACCCTTTCAGGCGCCTTCGCCGGAATGGAACTCGAAACGATGGATGACACCGCCCGCGATGCCTTCGGCGAGCTGGCCAATATGGTGGCGGGGGGGGTGCAAAGCCGTCTGATGGATCAACATGGGTTCGATGAAATCGTCCTGACCCCGCCGATGGTGTTTTCGGGCATCCATCATGGAATGACCTACAAGAAGGATTTTTCAAGCGTGCGGCATTATTTCAAGTTCGCTGGGGGGTTGTTTTTCCTCGAATGTTTTTACATTCCCGACGATTGA